The genomic region CACCTTGACCATTTTTTGCATGGCATTCGATGCACAACTTTTGATAAATCTGCGCACCGGTCACCGTTTTCTTGTCGGCGGCATCAGCAGAACTCAAGAACATACCACAGATCAACAACGTGATCGCGGATACGGGAAAGCGTCGGTATTGAGGGATGATCATCATACCAGGCATCACATATTAAGGCAGGAAAAGCAGGAGGGAGTTCGCATTTTCAAAGGTGGCGAAAACACGTACCGGTAACCTACATCATCGGTTAGTGGATTACCTTATCCTTATTATATTCGCTCCCCAGGCATTCGTCAAGGATTGGGAATTGCTCCAAATCGTTTGAATTACTGAGGTTAGTTAAGGAAGAGCTCTGTTTTGCCGCTGAAATCGCCACGGGTGACGTTCTGGCTGTCTCCCGTGGTCAGTCTGATCGTTTCCGATAGAAACTCATTCGCTTCAGATGTTCATTTCAGGACCGGAGCCGTCTGTGCTTTGGTGGTGACTCCGGGCGGGAGTTCCATGATCTGAATGTTGCGGAACTGGATTTCGGCTCCCTCGGATTCCAGGCAGAGGTAGCCTTTTTTGATCGAGGCGTTGCGCACGCCGTTCACGAATTTGCCGTTCACAGACAACTTGACGGTTCCGTCCACGCAGACCACGTCGTACACGTTCCATTGCCCTTTGCCTTTGCAGCGGTTTTCAATCGACTTGCTACGGGTTCCGCGGGGATTGTCGGGAGTGGTGATCAGACCATTGGCGCCGAACAGTTCGCCGTGTACGTAAGCGATGGGGGGCAGGGTGCCGTCTTTCATTTTGTGTTGATTGACCCAGTCGAGTTCGAGCATCTGGATTTCCATCCCTTTGGGCAGGCGTCGACCTTCGGGAACAGTCCCTTCACTCCAGGCGAAGACCCCCGAATTACCGCCGGCTTCCATGTGTCGCCATTCGATATGCAGGAGAAAATTCTCGTACTGTTTATCGGTTCGCATTACGCCAATCGGATGTCCCGTGCAGACGAGCATGCCATCTTTGACATACCAGGTATCTTTGTCGGTATTCACATTCACCCAGCCGGTCAGATCTTTACCGTTGAACAGAGGCTTATATTGAGGCAGGTCTGCTGCCTGAATCACATTGGTCAGTAAGCACAAAGCCAGGAAAGATCCAAAGAGGGTCGCACGTTGTTTCTGCATGATGAGGTCTCCTGTGGGGAACCGCTGATTTCAGGTAGGCGTATGTGAGTCGAGGGCACATTTCAGATTTGATCATACCGCTCGCCGAATCGCGATACAAGCAGATTGCGGCGGTGACAGCAGTCTGAGTCGTCTTACGAATCTCACCCCAGTTCGGAAAGACGCTCTCCCTCGTCAAGCAGATATTGAGGGCGCCCATGAGGATCGTTAATCGTGATGGCGTGAGGATCGATGCCCAGATTGTGATACAGCGTGGTAAAGATGTCCTTGTAAGACACTGGACGATCTGTGACAGCGCTGGCAGTGCGATCGGTTGCGCCAATGACCTGGCCGGTACGCATGCCACCCCCGGCGAGAATTGCGGGACCGACGCGCGGCCAGTGATCGCGGCCTCCGTTTTTGGAGTTGATTCGCGGCGTTCGACCAAACTCGCCCCAGGCGATAATCGTGACGTCGTCCAGCATGCCTCTTTCTTTCAGGTCTGATACCAGGGTGGCGAGCCCATGGTCGACGATTGGGAGCAGCTGCCGCATGCGGGAGAAATTACTGGAATGTGTGTCGAAATCACTGATCGAGATGCTCACGCATCGTACGCCGGCTTCAATCATCCGCCGGGCGAGTAGAAATTTGCGTGTCGCCCCCGGACCCTCACTGGTGTAAAACTTTTGATTTTCAGATGCAACACCCAGACTGTACTTCTCCAATACGGCTGGGTCTTCCTGTTCCAGGTCCAGTGCATCCGCCAGTCGTCCTGAAGTCAGAATGCTGACGGCCTGTTGTGAAAAACGATCCATGGCGTCCATCATTCCACTCGCATCCACTTTGCGGCGGATGGTGTCCAGTTCGGAG from Gimesia sp. harbors:
- a CDS encoding DUF1501 domain-containing protein, which produces MLKFLSAQSQQHSQATRRDFLKLGTLGLAGLTLSDLLRLEARAGIQHSRKAIINVHLDGGPPHMDTIDLKPEAPVEIRGEFQPISTSVPGIQLCELLPRMAAQADQFAFVRSLVGSAGAHDAFQCQSGFRKKDMQSVGGRPALGSVVSNLKGSPRDRAPLFVDLMQGRGQVRNSARPGFLGPSYQPFRPDISDLFERQLEKGMQNELKRLGQEHQVSLKLNPSLSLERLENRTTLLSELDTIRRKVDASGMMDAMDRFSQQAVSILTSGRLADALDLEQEDPAVLEKYSLGVASENQKFYTSEGPGATRKFLLARRMIEAGVRCVSISISDFDTHSSNFSRMRQLLPIVDHGLATLVSDLKERGMLDDVTIIAWGEFGRTPRINSKNGGRDHWPRVGPAILAGGGMRTGQVIGATDRTASAVTDRPVSYKDIFTTLYHNLGIDPHAITINDPHGRPQYLLDEGERLSELG
- a CDS encoding DUF1080 domain-containing protein → MQKQRATLFGSFLALCLLTNVIQAADLPQYKPLFNGKDLTGWVNVNTDKDTWYVKDGMLVCTGHPIGVMRTDKQYENFLLHIEWRHMEAGGNSGVFAWSEGTVPEGRRLPKGMEIQMLELDWVNQHKMKDGTLPPIAYVHGELFGANGLITTPDNPRGTRSKSIENRCKGKGQWNVYDVVCVDGTVKLSVNGKFVNGVRNASIKKGYLCLESEGAEIQFRNIQIMELPPGVTTKAQTAPVLK